catgtgtctttatagtagaatgatttattatcctttgggtatatacccagtaatgggattgctgggtcaaatggtgtttctggttctggatccttgaggaatcaccacactgtcttccacaatggttgaactaatttacactcccaccaacaatgtaaaagccttcctatttctccacatcctctccagaatctgttgtttcctgactttttaatgattgccattctagctggcgtgagatggtatctccttgtggttttggtttgcatttctctaatgagcagtggtttatagttctcctctaagaggtccttcacatcccttgtaagttgtatgcctattttattctctttgtagctattgtgaatgggagttcactcatgatttggctctctgtttgtctattattggtgtataggaatgcttgtgatttttgcacattggttttgtatcctgagactttgctgaagttgcttatcagcttaaggagattttgggctgagatgatggggttttctaaatagacagtcatgtcatctgcaaacagagacaatttgacttcctctcttcctatttgaataccctttctttctttctcttgcctgattgccctccagaacttccaatactatgttgaataggagtggtaagagagggcatctttgtcttgtgcgagttttcaaagggaatgcttccagcttttgcccattcagtatgatattggctgtgggtttgtcataaatagctcttactattttgagatatgttccatcaatacctagtttatggagagtttttagcttgaaaggggtgttgaattttattgaaggccttttccgcatctattgagataatcatgtggtttttgtcattggttctgttgaTGTAATGGATTACGTTGAACCAggcttgtatcccagggatgaagccgacttgattgtggtggataagctttttgatatgctgctggattcgtttTGCCAGTTTTTTACTGacgattttcacattgatgttcatcagggatattgtcctgaaattttctttttttgttgtgtctctgccaggttttggcatcaggatgatgctggcctcataaaatgagtcagggaggagtccctctttttctgttgtttggaatagtttcagaaggaatggtaccaactcctctctATACgtctggtggaatttggctgtgTATCTGTCTGATCCTGGGCTTCTCTTTCGGTTAGTaggctattactgcctcaatttcagaacttgttattggtctattcagggattcgacttcttcctggtttagtcttgggagggtgtatatgtccagggatttatccatttcttctaattttctagtttatttgcatagaggtgttatatagtattctctgatggtagtttttatttctgtgggatcagtggtgaaatccactttatcattttttgttgtgtctatttgattcttctctcttttcttttattagtctgactagcagttaatcttttcaaaacaccagctcctggattcattggtttttttgaagggtttttttgtgtctctatctacTTCAGTTCTGCTGTGTTTTAGTTATGTCTTGTCTTCTACTAggttttatatttgtttgctcttgtttctctaattcttttaattgtgatgttagattttagatctttcctgctttcacctgtgggaatttagtgctataaatttcaccctaaacactgctttagctgtgtcccagagattctggtatgttgtatcttttttctcattggtttcaaagaacttatttatttctaccttaattttgttatttactcagtagtcattcaggagcaggttgttcagtttccaagtaGTTGTACAATTTTGAGTggatttcttaatcttgagttctaatttgattgcactgtagtctgagagactgttatgatttccgttcttttgcatctgctgaggagtgttttacttcagttatatggtcaattttaggataagtgcgatgtggtgctgagaagaatgtatattttgttgatttggggtggagagttatgTCGCTGTCTAtaaggtccacttggtccagagctgagttcaagtcctgaagaTCCCTgtgaattttctgtctcgttgatctgtctaatattgacaatggggtgttaaagtctcccattattattatgtggaagtctaagtctctttgtaggtctcttagaacatgctttatgaatctgggtgcttccatattaggtgcatatatatttaggatagttagcttttcttgttgcattattccctttaccattatgtaatgcccttctttgtgttttttgatctttgttggtttaaagtctgttttatcagagactaggattgcaacccttgctgttttttgctttccatttgcttggtaaataacctccattcctttattttgagtctatatgtgtctttgcacatgagatgggtctcctgaatacagcacactgatgggtcttcactctttatccagtttgccaatctgtgtcttttagttggggcatttagcccatttacatttaaggttaatattgtaatGTGTTagtttgattctgtcattatgatgctagctggttattttgcctgttatttgatgcagtttcttcataatacTGATGGTCTTTACTCTTTGGTatgttttgcagtggctggtaccagtttttcctttccatatttggtgcttccttcaggagttcttgtaaggcaggcctggtggtgacaaaatctctcagcatttgcttgtgtggaaaggattttatttctccttcacttatgaaacttagtttggctggatatgagattctgggttgaaaattctttacttTAAGAATGTCAAGtattgtcccccactctcttctggcttgtagggtttctgccgagggATCTggtgttagtctgatgggcttctctttgtgggtaacctgacctttctctctggctgcccttaacatttttctcttcatttcaaccttggtgaatctgacgattatatgtcttggggttgctcttctcaaggaatatctttgtggcattctctgtatttcctgaatttgaatgttggcctgccttgctaggttggggaagttctcctggataatatcctgcagagtgttttccaacttggttccattctccccgtcactttcaggtacatcagtcaaacgtagatttggtcttttcacatagtcccatatttcttggaggctttgttcattccttttcattcttttttctctaatcttgtcttcacgctttatttcattaagttgatcttcaatcgctgatatcCTCTCTTCCACTCGGCTATTGTTATTTGTGtgtgcttcacaaagttctcttgctgtgtttttcagctccgtcACATCAttcatgttcttctctaaactggtgattctagttagcaattcctctcaccttttttcaaggtttttaacttccttgcattgggttagaacatgcttctttagctcggaggagtttgttattacccaccttctgaagcatacttctgtcaattcgtcaaactcattctccatccagttttgttcccttgctggtgaggagttgtgatcctttgaagagaagaggcattctggtttttggaattttcagcctttttgtgctggtttttcctcatcttcttggatttttgtacctttagtctttgttgttggtgaccttcagatggggtttctgtgtggatgtcctttttgttgatgttgatactattcctttctgttaggTTTATTTCTAACAGACCACTCTGCTGCagatctgctggagtttgctggaggtccacttcagtccctgtttgcctgggtatcaccagtggaggctgcagaacagcaaagattgctgcttgttctttcctctggaagctctgtCCCAGAGGAGTACCCACCAGATGCCAACCAGAGCTCTCTCCTctgtgaggtgtctgtcgacccctgatgggaggtgtctcccaggcaggaggcataggagtcagggacccacttgaggaggcagtctgtcccttagcagagctcgagcactgtgctgggagatctgctgctgtcttcagagccagcaggcaggaaggtTTGAGTCTGCTGGAGCTgcgcccacagccgccccttcccccaggtgctctgtcccagggagatgggagttttatttataagtccctgactggggctgaggcagcattttttttttttttgtcttggcaTGATCACTCTTTATTCTTCACTAGACTGAACTTAGTTCTTAATCATTCTTTTATCCTCAATATATTAATAGACTCTTGCTATCATAGGTCCTTATATGAATGAATTGTTGCTACCTTGGGAATTGTtgctcaatttttgttttccttctaggACCTCGACTGGATTTTGATCCTGACATTGTTGCAGCTCTTGATGATGATTTTGACTTTGATGATCCAGATAATCTGCTTGAGGATGACTTTATTCTTCAGGCCAATAAATCaacaggagaggaagagggaagggataTACAGTATGTGTGGTTTGTTTCAAAGCAGAGATGATGACCTAAGTGTTACTGCTTCAGTGGGATGGTAACCATAGAACGTTACAGTTGGAAGAGACCTTCAAGAGCATTTAATCTGAGACTTCTGTATTTTAGGGCAGAAAATGTGAAATTTATTGCTTTTCCTACCAAACCGGGTTGATCAGACACCCTCCTGCCTAGACAAGAACCTTTCCTGAAATACCTTCCAGTTTTACTTGTGTAAAGTGATTTTGTTCTGTTACTTTTTAAGTTGTTTTGGTAGGTAATTTATGACCTTTACTTTAGGAAATCTGAGAATGAAGATGACAGCGAGTGGGAAGATGTGGATGATGAGAAGGGAGATAGCAGTGATGACTATGACTCTGCAGGCCTATTGTCAGATGAAGATCATATGTCTGTGCCCGGAAAAACCCACAGAGCTATAGCAGATCACTTGTTCTGGAGTGAGGAAACAAAAAGTCGCTTCACCGAGTATTCGATGACTTCCTCAGTCATGAGGAGAAATGAACAGCTGACCCTACATGATGAGAGGTTTGAGAAGGTAAAGTCCCCAAATAAGGGATGCTTTAGTACTAtcttatgatatatatatatatatatatatattttaatacctgTCAACTTTAACCCAGGTTGAAGTGCTCACCAACCACAAAGTCAATCATAGGAAATTTACAACTATCCAGCTATAGGTTCATGTAGCCAGCATAAAGCAGAAGGGTATCAGTGCAGTATAGGAGCACAAAGACTGCAAAGGGAGCATAGAACTGTGCAGAAGAAGAGTAATAGCCTAGGAGGATGTGACTTTTCCAATTTATATCACACGCTTACACCTGGAGGTGGCCCAAATGATGTCTCATTCAACCTGAATGGATAACCAAAAGTAGTTGTAATCGTTTTATTCTCAGTCACTGTGGTAGGACAACTCACTTGAGTTTCTATTTGGCCCTTAAAACCCCGAAGAAGTGGCCCTGAAAACCCCCATCATGTCTAATGTTGTGCTTCTTTATTGTGTGTGTCATATAGATTTGTCTCAGATTAGAATGTGAATTCCCCAAGGAcagagttttttgtattttgctcACGGATACATCTGAAAGCCTAAAATGTTGTCTTGGCATGTAGTAGAAGTTTAAAGTGTTccataaatgataaatgaatgaaggacTAGTTTCCTTCAAGGTGAATCTAAAATAAAGGCTCTTACCTTGCTACCTTCTCAGCTAATACTATTTTCCCTCTTCTCTTGAGGGAGAAGCAAATTGTTGCTACACATCTCACACTTCAGGAGATATATCCCCCCCATTTACTCTTTGTCAAAGCTTAACAGTGTCAACACCATTTgcataatataataattattgtcTAGATAAGAACGAAATATGTACATTAGTGGGATAATTTTCAGTTGCACAATCTTTTAGTTTGCGTAACTAAggaatttgaaaatatcttcaggctgggcatagtggcccatgcctataatcccagaactgtgggaggccgaaacaggtggatcacttgaacccaggagtttgagaccatcttgagCAATGCAGAGCCTGTttctattaacaaaaataaataaaatagctgggtgtggtggcatgtgcctgtggtcccaatgcttcagaggctgaggagggaggatcacttgagcctgagagtttgaggctgcagtgaactatggtcgcgccactgtactccaggcttgGAGACAgtgagatatttaaaaaaaaaagaaaagaaaaagtatcttaaaaaatgttttgacgTAATCTGTGCTGCCTAGCATTTTGTTCTCCAAGCTAAGTAGAATAATGCCTTTCATTTACATGTTAAATGGAAGCCTATTTTTAGTCTAAATGTAAGTCTTAAAATACTGAACAGAAATATCTTCCACATCCTATTGCATTAAATCCCTACTAATATTTTAATGGTAATTGTGATAGTACCTAAGTAACTATTGTGtaagaataaaattaatgtaaaaaaaattttaaatatgtagtcTTACTGAGTACATTTGCTTTTCATGGTATCTTTTCTCTGTTTATATTCAAGTTTTATGAGcaatatgatgatgatgaaattGGAGCTCTGGATAATGCAGAATTGGAAGGTTCTATTCAAGTGGACAGCAATCGCTTACAGGAAGTTTTGAATGACTACTATAAAGAAAAGGCAGAGAAGTACAAtgacttttctttccttgtttattttttttaaaaaagaaaaaattccaaagaaaggTCTATAGTATAACTGAATTGAGGAAAAAATTAACCTAGTCAAAATccatattaagaaaatgaaaaaggaaaaaaaaaataggaggggGGAGAAAAGAAAGTGGTACATTTTCCATAAACTTTGGCTCATGTATAGCTCATCTGTTTTGCCTACATTTTGGCGTTAAGCATTCTGAAGTAGAATGTAATGGGAATATACGAGGAGCCACTTTTTCCATACCTTTGACTTGAGAAGAGTCGTGGTAGAATGTGTTtcgttttttaatttttcttttttttttttttttttttgagatggagtcttgctctgttgcccaggctggaatgtagtggtgtgatctcagctcacctgcaacctccacctcccaggttcaggtgattctcgtgcctcagcctcctgagccgatgtgattacaggggcatgctgccatgcccagctaatttttgtatttttagtagagacagggttccaccatgttggccaggctggtctcaaactcaaccCCATGTaatatgcctgcctcggcctcccaaagtgctgagattataggcgtgagccaccgcgcccagcccatttttaattttttttacttttgttttgcttaaaagTTAAAGACATAAAGGGACACATTCCCCTTGGGAAATAAGATGATGTTTCTAGTCTTTGGGCTGAAGAATTATTCCAAGTATATGctcttttcatctttctgaaATGCCAGGTGTTTTGAGAAGTAGGTATTTACATCTCGCGGAAAGATAAGAATTTGTCTCTCCAGCTAGATTAGAGGAACTGACCAGCTGGTTATTTTGGCAAATCAGCATCCACATCAAGGTGACTCTCCTCTGAGAGAAACTGATGAAGTGTTCAAATCTGCTAGAAAGGTCTGATGTTCCATGATCACTATAATATATAGATCCCATAGCAGGACAAGGAGCTGTATAGTTtgagtaaaatatttgaatacttcGCAGAGACAGGTGAGTTATGCTTTTTTAGGctttaaaaacctgttttcttAGGAAGCTGCCTTGGAAAGACACAGCTAGATGTTACTTTCCTATCAGCTAAGTGAATATCCAAAACTCACTGGAGGGAAAAGGCAGGGCTGGGTAGAACAGAGTTTGACAGAAAATGACAGATAGGTCACTGgaatatgtgcattttaaaacaCTGGTTTTTTTCCACAGCTAGAAATTGCAGTTTTAGTGACATAGTATAATAAGAGGTCATTTTCCCCCCTCTCGGTCTTCACTTTTAAAAACTCATCCAAAAGTTGTGTAAAATTGAATACTCTTGAACCCTTGGAGGATCAAGACCTGCCAATGAATGAGTTTGATGAGTCTGAGGAGGAAGAAATGATTACTGTAGTCCTTGAAGAAGCCAAAGAGAAGTGGGATTGTGAATCTATTTGTAGTAAGTATATTCACTTTATGATagtaattttaaagtattaaagtaTATCAACTtcagtctgggtgcagtggctcacgcctgtaatcccagtactttgggaggctgaggcaggtggatcacctgatgtcaggagttcaagaccagcctggccaacatggtgaaaccccgtctctactaaaaatacaaaaattagccaggcatggcggcaggcacctgtaatcccagttactcgagaggctgaggcaggagaatagcttgaactcgggagctggaggttgcagtgagccgagatcacgccattgtattccaacctgggcaacaagagcgaaactcttaaaaaatatatatatatcaactttgaaaaaatacatatattttaataagagtTACGCTTTTAGGAAATTTgtgaaaaattatttggaaagagTAATATTCCAATATTGAGTTGTAAGcaatttataaaacattgatCAGAGACTCCAATGTTATTTTGCACTATGAAAACACAAGGTCAGAAATATAGTAGGAATTCAGTAATGCTTGGTGGAACTGAAAGTGTGCTTATTGATACAtgacttttatttgtttgtttaggtACATACTCAAATTTATATAACCATCCACAGCTTATCAAGTATCAACCAAAGGTAAGTCCTAGTGTGCTAAGCTATTTGAAGGATGCAGTGCCTAAAAAATAGAGTACACATTTTCGCTCAGTAACTTTTTATCTTTGTGGCTAGCAGTGATATTAGGAAAAGCATCAACAGTATGCCATTAATGTGCTATTTTTTTAATAGGAATGAGAAATAACTCTAGTACCATTTTATCTGTATTTCAGCCGAAACAAATTCGAATATCTTCTAAAACAGGAATACCTCTCAATGTCTTACCAAAGCAAGGACTCACAGCAAAGCAAGCTGAAAGAATACAGATGATTAATGGCAGTGACCTTCCTAAAGTATCAACCCAGCCACGTTCTAAAAACGAaagcaaagaagataaaagagcAAGAAAGCAAGCTATCAAAGAAGAGCGcaaggtaaaaaatatttttcagatgtgAGATTTACAAAGAGCTGGTGGAGGGGAAATTAGGGGAATTTTGTAAAAGCAGCCTGTATCAGGTTAAAGATATGAGTAATACAAGTATGTTCTTGTACTTACAACAGGAACGAAGAGTGGAGAAGAAAGCTAACAAGTTAGCATTTAAACTGgagaaaagaaggcaagaaaaagagcTGCAGAACTTGAAGAAGAATGTTGAGGGTCTAAAGCTATAGACAGTGGAGCATACAGGGCAAGGTACTTTATTAGGGGCTCTTCATTATCTTTAGTCATTGACTAGAACCTTCAGAAAGACAAAACTGTTTGCCATTTTACTGGCAGATAAgaggaaaatacagtatttgtattatttttataccagCAAGTGTCCCCTGCCAGCTGTCTTGTAAATActgtaatgttttaatttttaatattttaagcttACATTTGCTCTGAAATAAATGACTTCATGAATGTGAAATGTTTggataaattaaaggaaaatatcttcataacTTGAATGgaattgtattcatttatttgtatggTTGTCATAGTTGTTTTTTGcagatgttttcaaatatttctttgaatcCTCTCCATGCCTTTTCAGGAATTACGTGGTTTAATTTGCTGTAAATAGAAAAGTGGCCTGGTTAAACTCAATTTTGAAATGCTGACTTTATTCTGTTTAGTGTAAGATGAGTTTTTCTGAGAAGTTTCCACTGTTAGGAAGCTAAGTTTTCCCTTGCTGTATACAAAGGACTATTTCAAAAGGGTGGTAAAACTGAATATTAAGGTTCTTAAGATTCATATTTCCTGTTATATTACTGGATGACTTGCTTTTGGGATTTAGGAACAGTGAAGGCAGGAAACGGAATagtcaaggaaataagaaaacctATTTAGCTTCAGTGAGTCCCTAGTTCAAAATCAGATGTATTTATTTCAGTTTAAACTGGAGAGTTTGTCTTTTCAACATTAGTTAATCCTTGGAACCATTCATACTTGATTAAAATACATAGTTGAAAACTTTCCCTGTTTTtgatgagttgatttttgttttaactgattCAAACTTTTTCAAGGTTTAGGCAATGACATCATCACAGTTGTTGATTATTTGGTAAACTGTGACTTCTTGCAACAGATTAGTGGCCCTGGTTTATGTTCTTGTCTAGTATGTTGTTATCTAGACTAAGCTGTAAAAATCTGTGAACACTGTTGCTCTGAGTTAGGAACAGAATGGCTGGGGCAGAACCATTTTTGGCAGGTGAGCTGCACTTGATATCTAAATTATTAGAAAACTGCCTTCATCTGTAATCATTTGCTTATGGCGTTTCCAAAGCTGGTAGGTATTCGCTTGTTCTACCATGTGTGATCTGTTTAAATCTAAGTACTGTAGGATTTTTAAAGAGTTGTCAAAACTGATGGCATTAGGTATTCTACCAACATAGgctagaaaaaaatcttaactgGAGCTTGTCATTGCAGAAGTAGGATACTGGAGAGAATGTATTTAAATGCCAGCCTGTGAAGTAAAGGGTCAGATGATGGTTTATGTCAATATTGAGAACGTAAGTACTAAAAGGATTGGCCATTTATTTTGATAGCTGTCTCAACTGAAGATTCTCAAAAACAGCAAGAGTCTTATAGGCATTGGATGTTCCTTTGTCATGTTACTCAAATTCTGTGTTATGAGGTGCTTACTTCACTTTGTTTAAatccatatattatatattttgcaaTTAAGAGAAAAAGACTAGGCCATGAGTCTTGATGAAACATATTGTGATTTAGGCAGATTATACTccaaacttaaatattttaattttattctgaagAACAAATTCATGATACTTTAAATGAATTTTCTGATATCTTTGTTGTCTAAAAATCTATAAATGATGATTGGGAACTGATCATAAAAGCTCCGTGTTAAATGTTGGGAGCCCAAGAGATCAGAGGGTTTTTGCCTTCAGGAGCCACATGGTCTGAGGAGGCAGGATAGGTGCAACGAAATGTAACTGGCGATACTATCACTGTTGTGGTAAGTACCACTTTAAATGAGAATCTTGGTACTTGCTGTTCCCTGGAAGTGCTCTCACTGCAGATAGAC
This genomic stretch from Chlorocebus sabaeus isolate Y175 chromosome 13, mChlSab1.0.hap1, whole genome shotgun sequence harbors:
- the LTV1 gene encoding protein LTV1 homolog produces the protein MPHRKKKPFIEKKKAVSFHLVHRSQRDPLAADETAPQRVLLPTQKIDSEERRAEQRKYGVFFDDDYDYLQHLKEPSGPSELIPSSTFSAHNRREEKEESLVIPSTGIKLPSSVFASEFEEDVGLLNKAAPVSGPRLDFDPDIVAALDDDFDFDDPDNLLEDDFILQANKSTGEEEGRDIQKSENEDDSEWEDVDDEKGDSSDDYDSAGLLSDEDHMSVPGKTHRAIADHLFWSEETKSRFTEYSMTSSVMRRNEQLTLHDERFEKFYEQYDDDEIGALDNAELEGSIQVDSNRLQEVLNDYYKEKAENCVKLNTLEPLEDQDLPMNEFDESEEEEMITVVLEEAKEKWDCESICSTYSNLYNHPQLIKYQPKPKQIRISSKTGIPLNVLPKQGLTAKQAERIQMINGSDLPKVSTQPRSKNESKEDKRARKQAIKEERKERRVEKKANKLAFKLEKRRQEKELQNLKKNVEGLKL